From Calditrichota bacterium, one genomic window encodes:
- a CDS encoding enoyl-CoA hydratase/isomerase family protein encodes MENFNTIKLEKNTTYTLLALNRGKSNPINMEMLNELHTCFNQLKKDESVLGVILTGQEHFFSVGVDVVEVFNYDREQSKEYWSLLFSLMVKMAKFQKPLIVTVSGHSPAGGCVLAIPADWRIMVDGSYTIGLNEVPLGIIVPENFFHIYSFWLGRGKAYQYLLEGKLLSVDQALEHGLIDEKCSGETLLKKAEEKMNQYLRIIPNVFQTSKMNFRRELFVQLDIDFEDSVETFLDQWWSKETRATIKGLIERLKK; translated from the coding sequence ATGGAAAACTTCAATACAATCAAACTTGAAAAAAACACAACTTATACACTTCTTGCGCTAAACCGTGGTAAATCAAATCCCATTAATATGGAAATGCTGAACGAGCTCCACACTTGCTTCAATCAATTGAAAAAAGACGAAAGTGTTTTAGGTGTTATTCTTACCGGCCAGGAACATTTTTTTTCAGTGGGTGTGGATGTTGTTGAAGTTTTTAATTATGATCGCGAGCAGAGCAAAGAATATTGGTCGCTGCTTTTTAGTCTCATGGTAAAAATGGCCAAATTTCAAAAGCCACTAATTGTTACTGTTTCAGGGCATTCCCCTGCCGGTGGATGCGTGTTGGCCATTCCAGCCGATTGGCGAATAATGGTTGATGGAAGTTACACAATCGGGCTTAATGAAGTACCTTTGGGTATTATTGTTCCAGAGAATTTTTTTCATATTTATTCATTCTGGCTGGGTAGAGGTAAAGCTTATCAATATTTGTTAGAAGGAAAACTTTTATCTGTAGACCAGGCACTTGAACACGGGTTGATTGATGAAAAATGCTCCGGAGAAACTTTATTAAAAAAAGCTGAAGAAAAGATGAATCAATACTTACGGATTATCCCAAATGTTTTTCAGACAAGCAAAATGAATTTTAGGCGAGAATTGTTTGTGCAGCTCGATATTGACTTTGAAGATTCTGTCGAAACGTTTTTAGACCAATGGTGGAGCAAAGAAACAAGGGCAACAATAAAGGGTCTTATTGAACGTTTAAAAAAATAA